A DNA window from Pseudoalteromonas rubra contains the following coding sequences:
- the accB gene encoding acetyl-CoA carboxylase biotin carboxyl carrier protein encodes MDIRKIKKLIELVEESGIAELEITEGEESVRINRHSSAPVIAQPQQYSVPAAAAAPAPVAAPAAPAAEAPAAANNTPAGHQVKSPMVGTFYSASSPTAAPYVEVGSQVNVGDTLCIVEAMKMMNQIEADKAGVVKAILLENGDAVEFDQPLFIIE; translated from the coding sequence ATGGATATTCGCAAGATCAAGAAACTTATCGAATTAGTAGAAGAATCAGGCATTGCAGAGCTGGAAATCACCGAAGGTGAAGAGTCTGTACGTATCAATCGTCACAGCAGCGCACCGGTTATTGCTCAGCCACAGCAGTACTCAGTACCAGCAGCAGCAGCGGCCCCAGCACCAGTAGCAGCACCAGCTGCGCCAGCCGCAGAAGCACCGGCAGCAGCAAACAACACGCCGGCTGGCCATCAGGTGAAGTCACCTATGGTTGGTACTTTCTACTCAGCTTCTTCACCAACGGCTGCTCCGTACGTAGAAGTAGGCTCACAAGTCAACGTAGGTGACACCCTGTGTATCGTTGAGGCGATGAAGATGATGAACCAAATTGAAGCTGATAAAGCCGGTGTTGTGAAGGCGATCCTGCTTGAGAATGGCGACGCGGTTGAGTTCGATCAACCTCTGTTCATCATCGAATAA
- the accC gene encoding acetyl-CoA carboxylase biotin carboxylase subunit, whose product MLDKVVIANRGEIALRVLRACKELGIKTVAVHSTADRDLKHVLLADETICIGKPAASESYLDIPRIIAAAEVTDAVAIHPGYGFLSENADFADQVEQSGFIFIGPKGDTIRLMGDKVSAIEAMRKAGVPCVPGSDGPLTDDNERNVQIAKRIGYPVIIKAAGGGGGRGMRVVRSEEELLDSIALTQTEAQQFFGNGMVYMEKFLENPRHIEVQVLADGQGNAIHLGERDCSMQRRHQKVVEEAPAPGITAEMRKFIGDRCTRACIEIGYRGAGTFEFLYENGEFYFIEMNTRIQVEHPVTEMVTGVDLIKEQLKIAAGQPLSITQDDVVIRGHAIECRINAEDPDSFIPSPGKITRFHPAGGLGIRWDSHIYADYTVPPHYDSMIGKLITYGENRDVAIARARNALNELVIDGIKTNTPLHKKILADENFQNGGTNIHYLEKKLGL is encoded by the coding sequence ATGCTAGATAAAGTAGTCATTGCAAACCGAGGCGAAATTGCGCTTCGCGTATTGCGTGCCTGCAAGGAGCTGGGGATTAAAACAGTTGCGGTCCATTCGACTGCCGACCGTGACCTCAAACACGTGCTACTTGCAGACGAAACCATTTGTATTGGTAAACCCGCCGCCAGTGAAAGTTACCTGGATATTCCACGCATCATTGCTGCAGCTGAAGTTACTGATGCCGTTGCCATTCACCCAGGCTACGGCTTCCTGTCTGAGAATGCAGATTTTGCCGATCAGGTTGAACAGAGCGGCTTTATCTTTATCGGTCCAAAGGGCGATACCATTCGTCTGATGGGTGATAAAGTGTCAGCGATTGAAGCAATGCGTAAAGCAGGCGTCCCTTGTGTACCAGGTTCAGATGGTCCGCTAACGGATGACAATGAGCGCAACGTACAGATCGCTAAGCGTATCGGTTACCCGGTGATCATCAAAGCTGCCGGTGGCGGTGGTGGTCGTGGTATGCGTGTTGTACGCTCTGAAGAAGAGCTACTTGACTCAATCGCACTGACGCAAACTGAAGCCCAACAGTTCTTTGGTAATGGCATGGTATACATGGAGAAATTCCTTGAAAACCCACGTCACATCGAAGTACAGGTACTGGCTGACGGACAAGGCAATGCTATCCACCTGGGTGAGCGCGATTGTTCAATGCAACGTCGTCACCAGAAGGTTGTGGAAGAAGCGCCGGCACCTGGTATTACTGCAGAAATGCGTAAGTTCATTGGTGATCGTTGTACGCGTGCATGTATTGAGATCGGCTATCGCGGTGCAGGTACCTTCGAATTCTTGTATGAAAATGGTGAATTCTACTTCATCGAGATGAACACGCGTATCCAGGTAGAGCACCCGGTGACTGAAATGGTGACTGGCGTCGACCTAATCAAAGAGCAGCTGAAAATTGCTGCGGGTCAACCCTTGTCTATCACTCAGGATGACGTTGTGATCCGCGGCCATGCGATTGAGTGTCGTATCAATGCTGAAGATCCGGACAGTTTCATTCCGTCTCCAGGCAAGATCACACGTTTCCACCCAGCCGGTGGATTGGGCATTCGCTGGGACAGCCATATCTATGCTGATTACACAGTCCCGCCGCATTACGACTCAATGATCGGTAAGCTGATCACTTACGGTGAAAACCGTGACGTGGCCATTGCCCGAGCGCGTAACGCTTTGAATGAACTTGTGATTGACGGTATTAAAACCAATACCCCGCTACACAAGAAAATTCTGGCGGACGAAAACTTCCAAAACGGTGGCACAAACATCCACTATCTGGAAAAGAAACTGGGCCTGTAA
- a CDS encoding DMT family transporter, protein MPLTSFLRLICLAAIWGGSFLFMRIAAPTFGPAYLIEFRVSFAALALLVIALYLKQYLHFRAHARHYFILGLLNTALPFVLFAYAAQTLTVSMLAILNATAAIWGALIAFFWHRTPLSIKSVIGMVLGICGVVILVGWDQTLISEKLIWPVLAGVLAAVSYGVASNYAKNAPQIPAFDNAHGSMWAAVVWLLPLLPFIPMRAVPDSTEISAVLALGVICTGIAYLLYFRLISEVGAASALSVTFLIPLFGIIWGYLILDEQVGLNTLGGMVLVLTGTMLVTGFSPATLQAERTARSQ, encoded by the coding sequence ATGCCTTTAACCAGCTTTTTACGTTTGATCTGTTTAGCAGCAATCTGGGGCGGTTCATTTTTGTTTATGCGCATTGCCGCGCCGACCTTTGGCCCTGCTTATTTAATTGAATTCAGAGTGAGCTTTGCCGCACTGGCGTTGCTCGTGATAGCTTTATATCTGAAGCAATATTTGCACTTTCGCGCCCACGCCCGTCACTATTTTATTTTGGGTTTGCTCAATACCGCACTGCCCTTCGTGCTCTTTGCCTATGCGGCACAAACCCTGACGGTTTCTATGTTAGCCATTTTGAACGCCACGGCGGCCATCTGGGGCGCCTTAATCGCTTTTTTCTGGCACCGAACACCCCTTTCTATCAAATCCGTGATCGGCATGGTGCTGGGGATATGCGGCGTTGTCATCTTAGTTGGCTGGGACCAGACACTTATTTCAGAAAAGCTAATTTGGCCCGTCCTGGCAGGTGTACTGGCCGCAGTCAGTTACGGGGTTGCGAGCAACTATGCTAAAAATGCGCCCCAGATCCCCGCATTTGATAATGCCCATGGCAGCATGTGGGCCGCCGTCGTCTGGCTACTGCCACTGCTTCCTTTCATACCCATGCGGGCGGTGCCAGATAGTACAGAGATCTCTGCTGTACTCGCCTTGGGCGTGATCTGTACCGGCATTGCTTACTTATTATATTTTCGATTAATTTCAGAGGTAGGCGCGGCTTCTGCGCTATCGGTTACTTTCTTAATCCCCTTGTTTGGGATCATCTGGGGCTATTTGATATTAGACGAGCAGGTTGGGCTCAATACATTAGGCGGGATGGTGCTGGTATTAACGGGCACTATGTTGGTGACGGGTTTTTCACCCGCCACCTTGCAAGCAGAGCGCACTGCGCGCTCCCAGTGA